TCGGTAGGCAAATTTTAATGACTTTTTGTGAGTTCTGAAATGTATTGTATGCGGCAAAGTTGTGACTTTTTAGAGACGATATTATTAAATCAGTAATAGAAAgaaaagtgtaaataatataaaaaaagaataaaatacgaATCAAATAGAGTGTATATTGAAAGTACATAGTTACTGATTCCTAGAAAATGTTACTTTCTCGATgtcgtaaaattaatattaatagaaaacattttaagaccTTTAGTCTGTTTATCTTTTAGTATCGgctatttttgtacaattttgtcCTCAAACGTTGATGTCACGGTCGACTACTCCTTGtgaagttataattaaacCAGGCGTCAGTTGTTTCATCGCCGCAACCTTTTAGATGACTACAGTCAAATAGagtgttaaaacaaaatcgtTCGTTTACTTGTCTAGCttttcatttgattttaaaataactgcctGATCTTTccggtttttattttattttaatagtttttcttacaattttgatttttatattatttttggatGTGGATGCATTTACAAAGtgttatttgtgtaaataataatattgcttGATAAATCTAcctaaatataatagaaattaaattaatgaaaaatattctaCCTTTGTAATATGCCTAATATCATTATCTGctttaaattagtaataactGGACAAGGTGCCGCTTTAACTTATgtaatcgatttaaaaaaaagtacttaCTTCAATTTTGTCATCATCCGCACCAAGCCGTGGTGTACCAGGCTCCCAGCTCGGCCCCCAGAATATTGCTCTCAGTTTATCACCGACCGTATCAAAACGTTGGAATTTATCCACCACATAACCCGTGTAAAACGTCTGCAACAAACGTAAAGCAATGAATACTAAACTCTAGCAGACCGAACATCAAAGGCTAGACGAAACGTGGCTACCGCAGTCAAGCGTGATATTGCAGATTTAAATCTAGAACGAATTTCGAGAGATAcaccaatttatttttgttttctgattGTGTTCTAAACATTTCTATcgttttaacattaaaaatctatttccaATTTTCTATGGGTTTCGACTGTCGTGATACTTGTGGTATACATATGGTTGTCCCTGTTCTttccaaagataatgagaggaataataatatgtatcaaTACTAGTCTCAGAAGCATTACTGTGAGATAGAATGCAGTGATGCTTCACTTAGGTTAGCTTTCGAGATAGTATGCTAGAGGCGTTAGCTTAATTACCTGTAAGTACAAGGGGTTGAATGAAGGCTGGTTATAGATGAGTCCGTATACGATCTCCATCTTTTCGATCTCAGGTTTGAAAGTCCCGAAGATTCTATCCCAGATAATAAGTACTCCGCCGTAATTCACGTCTAAACAGTATTTGTTACTACctgtataacaaaaatatgaaacaattgtaaattattatttcctaTAAACATTGTCAGAGACATAAACTAATAGGCATCTGCGTTGAAACCTTTACTTTCTATGAAAAAGAAGCAGCTTTGAAAGggttttattaatgtataacaacgccatctagttattaacaaaatgaacttgaactatttataaatacaattatattcTAGGGCAAGATTCGAGCTTTCTAATAATggatacatttaatattagtaaattatttataataatatctcACCATGATGAACTCTATGATGACTAGGTGTGTTGAGTATGTACTCTAGCGGTCCGAGGCTCTTGATGGCCTCCGTGTGTATCCAGAACATGTACAAGTAGCTAAACTGGTGATGCATCACGAACTGCGCCGGCGGAATAGCCAGCGCCAAAGGCAGGTAGAATATctaaaaatagaatagaaaCTATACTTAGTATCGAAAGTAATTACACTGTTCGAATTCTCTAGACTCTAGCTCTAgacttatgaaataaaaactttttctagcaaattttttcaacattctaaaattaatttacaataatataggTTTAAACTTTATGAATACATTCCTAAATTACTTACAAAACCACACCAGCCCTGCATGACGGACTGTCGGATGCCGACTCCCATATTAAAGTCTTCAGACGTGTGGTGCACTTGATGCTGCGCCCATAGGATGTGGACCTCTGCGAATATATCTCTATTTATAGATGTTGTATAAATGACACATatgtgttaatataataatagattaattttCGTTAATGTTAGAATAATTGTTgtcatgttattaattaattaatattaattatgatataagttatataaaaacttctaCTACTACTTTGTTAACTACGAGATTTAAATgcgattacaaaaattaaacagatttaataatatttattcatatccGATGTACAATTAGGcacgtatttatatttgttaaaaaaaaactattgtagTATTTACCGTGACAAGCTCTATGCATCCAGTAGTAACAGAAGTCGACACCAATAGCGGCCGCGTACCACGTAATTGTATGGTCCCATGGCAACTCCACTATCCTGAAGTTAGTATATATCCAGGTGTACAGGTATGATTCCGCACCACGCCATACTagcctgaaaataaaattttattttattaattaattaatgaatcaattaattaatcaatcaatcaaattattattcataattataactaataaagaattaaataattgattaaatcTAACCGAACTCCGTCATCAGCTGTGTggtcaatttaaattgtattattttaatatataaaattgtaggtTGTTTGACCCCATCTTTACATTGCAAACTTGTTTATGTCAGATTCACTActcgtttttaattatttattgaaataaatgtcATCAATCCTATTATGTTTGTAAACATGTTcatgatttaataattattacaaacatattatgctttgtaataaataatttaaatacgtaTCTGTATTATTACTCAGtaacagttttaattaattaagttaaaagacTATTTATgcgaaaatgaaaataataaaaaatgttttaagcaTTGATCTTTTTTGCCTTTTAAGTACGTTCGTTCGTTcgtatttctatttaaaatttcatttacctGAAGAAGTGTTAAGGCCAAGCCtacgtaataatattacattaaaaaaacaaaatggaaaaaaacCTAAAAGGTCGTACAAGGTCTAAAGAAAAAATCGTAtcgttttaaagataaaaatgaatgaattattGACAATGTGATCTTTTCACATATTACATCTTAAAGTTACCTTACAACTTAATACTACTTAAGTAATGCTAATATGAATATAGTCAACAagcgtgtgtgtatgtatgtatgaagttAATACACTGGTAGGAATGCACAGGTGACAAACATGGGCGTAGCTAAACGATGATCTAGGCTAGGTCTAGGGAAACAGCTATACCATTAATGTCGTCTCATTAGAAGTAGTCTCGAATCtgagttaggttaggttaattcaggcttgaatttttttaattatttacctgCCACATTCTTGGAAAATGCCGTGAGAGATACTGGTGATGCCATCGTTAAGACGTATTCCTTTGTGACCCTTTAATCTTAACACTATGTGTTCCAGGACCATGAAGATTAAGAAATAAGGCCATgactgtaacaaaaaaaaaaaaaacaatttaaaacaaaaaaaaaatcaatttaaaaataacaaaatctgGAACGATGTAAACAGAGAAATTTGCTTGCTTCCAACTTTCAATCAAgtctacattttttattgtttatctatactaatataataaatcatcAACACACGCTTCATTGTAACGAAGGTTCGTAACGAATCACggaatatttttgattatttgcttttgaaataaaagcCCTACACTTACGACAGGCTTTAGGCTATATATTTTCACACCATTAAATTGAAAAGTCATGCGAAAGGGACAAAAATTTCAAGCCGATAGTAGCAAAGATGGatggttgccatggtaacgGTAATTCTCAGCCAATGGGGAAGACCTTCGTTGTCATTTgagcatttgaattttgacattttcaaTGGAAAGTTTTACgctatgtaaataataaaactaagtgtttctatgtaacaaaaatgaaagGAATTTCATGCATGTGAACCCGCACGGGATCAGCTAGTCTCTTAAAAAGTCGAGCACTAGaatgcattttattaataagtgaCACAGTTATTTTTGTAGATAATGCACTGgttaacatttaatacaaacaagGTCATACTTTATCGAATTATTGTACGTTCGTATGCACTTATCGTAACTAAGCAAAGGTAATTTGACGTCATAGTGATTACCGCTAAGTAGATATCAAAAGTAGTCCTCTAAGATATTGTGTCTTGCATCGAAAATAACCATATCTAGCTTGTAGTCTATCTACAGACCGAACTTCTAAGCCTAGAGACTTGAAATTGTGTACggatatttctgttttaatttagcGAGGACCAGCCACACGCAGAGTTTTAAGCGAGTTAATCTAGTCACTAAGGGAGTCTCTTAATGTGGATTCAATTTCAGTGAAAGTTTTCatcgtgaaatattttttccacgAAATAGTAAAGGATGATAGTTTATTTCAGATTTTTGAACTCCACGCGGACAATCTCGCTATTGTTACAAATCTTTGTTTTGACTATTAGTAATACTGTTGTGACTTTGTTTATAGGTATCCTTTCTTAACTTTGAACTATGTGAGTAAACAGTGTACATTTTTCATTACGACTTTAAAACTAATTCATAAaagttattcttttaaaacattatattgaatggtaaaattttacatttatttttattggaatAAGTATACTATTTGCAActgaaattactttattatagtACTGACGAGAACTCAATGatgatttttatgtattaatatgtattaggtccttacatatgaaattggtgttttgtatgggaggaacaaaaagtcgaatattttttaatataatatatttaattaatcaaagtatgaaccattattttctatgcacttttgccatctcataggtagttcattgatccctttactaaaaaaaccagtctgacgggaatcaataaaatctttgaaggcgatttggactgccccatcggagttgaattttttcccttgcaagaagttatccaaatttcgaaaaaaatggtaatctgttggagcaaggtccggggagtacggaggatgtcttagactttccaattgaagctcttctaatttagtagccgtctgttgcgcagtgtgtggtctagcgttgtcgtgaagcagcagtggcgtgaagcgattgaccagcctaggttgtttagccgctaccttttccatcatggtttgcaattgctgacaatagacatcagccgtaatagtctggccagatttgagaaaactgtaatgaataataccggcactagtccaccaaacgcttacaagtaactttttggggttaattttcgcttggggcaggatttggctggctggccaggatccaaccattgcgctgagcgcttccgattatcgtaaagaacccatttttcatcacaggtaatgattcggtttgaaataccttcattattgtgccggtttagtaatgtaacgcaacagtcgacgcgcgtttgccggtttgcttcagtcaattcgtgaggtacccacgtttcaagctttttaatcttcccaatttgcttcaagtgaattaaaacagttttatcactaacatcgcagcctgcagctaactcggacgtggtttgcgatggatccgcttccacaatagccttcaactcttcattatcaacttgagtctcaggccgtccacggggcttgttctgcagatcgaaatttccagaacgaaaacgttggaaccaaaaacgaactgtgttttcttttgcaacacgaccgccatacacatcattcacccttcgagtcgtttccgcagcactagtgccacggcggaactcgtactcgtaaataatgcgatattttaagttttccattttgtaaaatgagtgacgaaaacagaaaaaaacagaagaaaaaaaacaaatgaatgacggtcatcgaaccacaaatacatgagtctatagctgtacaaatttgaatttggaattccttaccaaagaggagaaattcgtgattaaagtggccagtacgaaaaacgccaatttcatatg
The Papilio machaon chromosome 8, ilPapMach1.1, whole genome shotgun sequence DNA segment above includes these coding regions:
- the LOC106716198 gene encoding alkylglycerol monooxygenase — encoded protein: MAADMSYANATLDNGLSQMVNSHLKGVGRLFYIHSPKDTMFERQEDVPNFFRQSWPYFLIFMVLEHIVLRLKGHKGIRLNDGITSISHGIFQECGRLVWRGAESYLYTWIYTNFRIVELPWDHTITWYAAAIGVDFCYYWMHRACHEVHILWAQHQVHHTSEDFNMGVGIRQSVMQGWCGFIFYLPLALAIPPAQFVMHHQFSYLYMFWIHTEAIKSLGPLEYILNTPSHHRVHHGSNKYCLDVNYGGVLIIWDRIFGTFKPEIEKMEIVYGLIYNQPSFNPLYLQTFYTGYVVDKFQRFDTVGDKLRAIFWGPSWEPGTPRLGADDDKIEILARDKYDVHLPFWCNLYLVAHYAVVFYGFFDLTDRYMGMTPISVLIFVFYIIASLTIIGMVFDNSKYAPILEALRCSALAFFTRSLSTTNPGLGTTLQFFYVISAMFWCLHTLKLLEIKKKIKAE